The Dendropsophus ebraccatus isolate aDenEbr1 chromosome 10, aDenEbr1.pat, whole genome shotgun sequence genome has a segment encoding these proteins:
- the LOC138766195 gene encoding oocyte zinc finger protein XlCOF7.1-like, with translation MKKEKKNFTERILNHALGIIYLLTGEEYVIVKKNSPHIATHLLSGEVPIKCGDISIYFSMDEWDFIEEHKDLYQDVTLKNPKVFHSSEILEDITADSREHDDTLSLTEELIEKRNSQQVEVSHKICSVTVPDIFTDRPEIPLDSEKEQCETNENDVLQVEFDSETFLDDYYPHHISEEEEHLARIREQELHGNTWAVHPVPSDSPMDKAYNMTCSLNGSVNDDMNIFPGFQEEDSPAMSPSYEEEDVRFTLASEECEQGTLLLSESYSYINHDTPVGKKRLQEKNGRKTSERLSKFSTRVTEQSAEAADKSHQCDDCGKYFDFKSNLIRHQRSHTGERPYGCEECGKRYATKSHLTIHKRTHLSGKPHQCNECGKHFTYKSQIAMHQRTHTGEKPHTCNLCGKNFAYKSYLIIHQRIHSGERPHVCPQCGKCFTDKSNLRKHQNTHVENKPYFCRECGKQFNSKYSYTAHQRTHQGTKHK, from the exons ATGAAAAAGGAAAAGAAGAATTTTACTGAGAGGATCTTGAACCACGCCCTGGGAATCATTTACTTGCTGACAGGAGAG GAATATGTCATTGTGAAGAAGAATTCTCCTCATATCGCCACCCACCTGCTTTCTGGGGAG GTGCCAATAAAATGTGGGGATATCTCTATCTACTTTTCAATGGATGAGTGGGATTTTATAGAGGAACATAAGGATCTCTATCAGGATGTAACGTTAAAGAATCCAAAGGTATTCCATTCATCAGAAATCTTAGAAGATATCACTGCAG ATAGTCGTGAACACGATGACACTCTGTCACTTACAGAGGAATTGATTGAAAAGAGGAACAGTCAGCAGGTAGAAGTATCTCACAAGATCTGTTCAG TTACTGTACCAGACATTTTTACGGACAGACCAGAGATACCTCTAGACAGTGAAAAAGAACAGTGTGAAACCAATGAAAATGATGTTTTACAAGTGGAATTTGATTCAGAGACCTTTTTAG ATGACTATTACCCTCATCATATATCTGAGGAAGAGGAACACTTAGCAAGAATTCGAGAGCAGGAACTGCATGGGAATACTTGGGCAG TGCATCCAGTTCCTTCCGATAGCCCCATGGACAAAGCTTATAATATGACCTGTTCACTTAATGGATCAGTTAATGATGATATGAACATATTTCCTGGCTTTCAAGAAGAAGATTCACCTGCCATGTCCCCTTCTTATGAAGAAGAGGATGTCAGGTTCACATTGGCTTCTGAAGAGTGTGAACAGGGCACTCTGCTCCTCAGTGAGAGCTACAGCTATATTAACCATGATACACCAGTGGGCAAGAAACGACTAcaggaaaaaaatggaagaaagACATCTGAAAGGCTTAGTAAGTTTTCCACTCGGGTGACTGAACAATCTGCAGAAGCAGCGGATAAATCCCATCAGTGTGACGATTGCGGGAAATATTTCGATTTCAAATCCAACCTCATCAGACATCAAAGGAGTCACACAGGTGAAAGACCCTATGGCTGTGAAGAATGCGGTAAGCGTTATGCCACCAAATCTCACCTAACCATTCACAAGAGAACGCACCTCAGCGGGAAACCTCACCAATGTAACGAGTGCGGGAAACACTTTACATACAAGTCACAAATCGCAATGCACCAAAGGAcacacactggggagaagccgcATACCTGCAACCTGTGCGGAAAGAACTTTGCCTACAAATCCTATCTGATCATTCACCAGAGGATCCATTCGGGGGAGCGGCCGCATGTTTGTCCGCAGTGTGGTAAATGCTTCACAGACAAGTCCAACCTTCGCAAGCACCAAAATACTCACGTAGAAAACAAGCCTTATTTCTGCAGAGAATGTGGCAAGCAATTCAATTCCAAGTATAGTTACACCGCCCATCAGAGGACACACCAGGGAACTAAACATAAATGA